The proteins below come from a single Mytilus edulis chromosome 5, xbMytEdul2.2, whole genome shotgun sequence genomic window:
- the LOC139522707 gene encoding uncharacterized protein, producing MGSSRNTRKRQKVGRNKLEDLKDKDSNGGTEVKTISFTHNDSLEENLSQNTQSYDEDLDQYEENYDYYDSYYGYEEDCGETQTFGMGVEPETLEVLKHMILDLISDTRKSEMISCDAERYLASILGICDIEQRKELMKVRNKNHNPLSLACKLKNADLVKFLVEHCDANVDGESDDLKGKPLFCAVANGDEDVIHYLLECNADVGIDIGKNCNCLMLAMMVFPPEVFPVFGYKHPEDSDNQTKLGEELKEAVDKGICHKVEIVKMLVDKGAVEKCSERQLFDILTAAFDETKDFYKTSLQFLLDRVPVDFGNVRNIEGLSVFGFEMIHRGSSISGYLEPYLENINNVNDANLLRFQSAIENCDSTEEHVDCVLGSFSIDKDKNEIVQCEKSDEKLEAKYVHPILYLASSGDTMLYHKCLLMPDIPLQVKIESLEVFGTYCCTSNYFADAVQCWKAADEIRRQKCVRVTRNKMYKTTTNDAESMSKWETEERAREEARSQFLTSLNPIMPTLIIDLLDTVSNYFSHVTKKTVQLVKHIFNEEVKKGEVPDLSDICTHSSFGWHLGKNQAGKTIDTRLAILLKSAQIHESLIGYGDFRTFLAYKNLAEELDKEDRVRQLATFITYSFPYFIQFLPNEEILDKKYFCKWFILKLVDIVTNENHRSLLSFETLMSIWKCFFLECCVTPRSQRKFIEFASLLVMMKIMNRQKKTFEETKRFSKFMRQVIQADLRNLYGQTILHYAVPTLSDDTIDSWMPYLEYKKSSLTDEFSGSLEMIELLLTFGADPNASDDEGMTPLHFCYFLMLKVSEEQGTSNPQDIVKALLEGGAHPDCVDQTNQSAIDNSQDSVVPLCPVANRTLQCLASVSILDNNIEYHEHLPQHLIQFVKLHQRNGEPTYQNFPDHLFGLSPD from the coding sequence atgggTTCATCTAGAAATACAAGGAAGAGACAGAAAGTTGGTAGAAATAAACTTGAAGATCTTAAGGACAAAGATAGTAATGGTGGAACAGAGGTAAAGACAATTTCATTTACACATAACGACAGCTTAGAAGAAAACTTATCTCAGAATACACAAAGTTATGATGAGGATCTAGACCAGTATGAAGAAAACTATGATTACTATGACAGTTACTATGGTTATGAGGAAGACTGTGGGGAAACTCAAACTTTTGGCATGGGTGTTGAACCAGAAACTCTGGAAGTTTTAAAACACATGATCCTTGATTTAATATCTGACACTAGAAAGTCTGAGATGATATCCTGTGATGCTGAACGATATTTGGCATCCATATTAGGCATCTGTGATATAGAACAAAGAAAAGAGTTGATGAAAGTGAGAAATAAGAACCATAACCCACTATCTTTGGCTTGTAAGTTAAAAAATGCTGACTTAGTCAAGTTTTTAGTGGAGCATTGTGATGCTAATGTTGATGGTGAATCAGATGACCTGAAGGGCAAGCCTTTGTTTTGTGCAGTAGCAAATGGGGATGAAGATGTTATCCATTATTTACTTGAATGTAATGCTGATGTTGGTATTGACATTGGGAAGAACTGTAATTGTCTAATGCTTGCCATGATGGTATTCCCACCAGAAGTATTTCCAGTATTTGGATATAAACACCCTGAAGATTCTGATAACCAAACTAAGCTAGGTGAGGAGTTAAAGGAGGCAGTGGATAAGGGAATCTGTCATAAAGTGGAGATTGTTAAAATGTTGGTAGATAAAGGGGCTGTGGAGAAATGTTCCGAGAGACAACTTTTTGATATCTTGACTGCTGCTTTTGATGAAacaaaagatttttataaaacctCACTTCAATTTTTGCTTGATAGAGTTCCAGTTGATTTTGGTAATGTTAGAAATATAGAAGGTTTGTCAGTATTTGGATTTGAGATGATTCACAGAGGAAGCTCAATATCAGGTTATCTAGAACCTTATCTAGAGAATATAAACAATGTAAATGATGCTAATCTACTTAGATTTCAGTCGGCCATTGAAAACTGTGATAGCACTGAAGAACATGTTGATTGTGTTTTAGGATCATTTAGTATTGATAAAGATAAGAATGAGATTGTCCAGTGTGAGAAATCAGATGAAAAGTTAGAGGCTAAGTATGTTCACCCTATTCTGTATCTAGCCTCCTCTGGGGACACCATGTTATATCATAAGTGTTTACTGATGCCAGATATACCTCTCCAAGTTAAGATAGAAAGTCTGGAAGTGTTTGGGACATACTGCTGTACTTCTAATTACTTCGCTGATGCTGTGCAATGTTGGAAAGCTGCTGATGAAATAAGGAGACAAAAATGTGTCCGTGTCACCAGAAATAAAATGTACAAGACAACAACAAATGATGCAGAAAGTATGTCAAAATGGGAAACCGAGGAACGTGCACGTGAAGAAGCCCGATCTCAGTTTTTGACCTCTTTAAATCCAATTATGCCAACATTAATTATAGATCTTCTAGACACTGTGTCAAATTATTTCTCTCATGTAACCAAGAAAACTGTTCAGCTGGTGAAACATATATTTAATGAAGAAGTTAAAAAGGGAGAGGTTCCTGATTTGAGTGACATATGTACCCATTCGTCTTTTGGATGGCACCTTGGTAAAAACCAGGCAGGAAAGACAATAGACACACGCTTGGCAATCCTACTTAAAAGTGCTCAGATTCATGAGAGTTTGATTGGTTATGGAGATTTCAGAACATTTTTGGCGTACAAGAACCTAGCTGAAGAACTTGATAAGGAAGATAGAGTTAGACAATTGGCTACATTCATAACTTATAGTTTTCCATATTTCATTCAATTTCTACCAAATGAAGAAATTTTAGacaaaaaatatttctgtaaatggtttattttaaaacttgttgACATAGTTACTAATGAGAATCACCGTTCACTGTTGTCTTTTGAAACTTTAATGTCAATATGGAAATGTTTCTTCTTAGAATGTTGTGTGACTCCAAGGAGTCAAAGAAAGTTTATAGAATTTGCTTCATTGCTTGTGATGATGAAGATAATGAATAGGCAAAAGAAAACCTTTGAAGAAACAAAAAGGTTTTCCAAGTTTATGAGACAAGTTATTCAGGCTGATCTTAGGAATTTATACGGTCAAACAATACTTCATTATGCTGTACCAACTCTCTCTGATGATACTATTGATTCATGGATGCCATACTTGGAATACAAGAAAAGTTCATTGACAGATGAATTTAGTGGATCATTGGAAATGATAGAGTTATTGTTAACATTCGGAGCAGATCCTAACGCTTCTGATGATGAAGGAATGACTCCTTTACACTTTTGCTACTTTTTAATGTTAAAGGTTTCTGAGGAGCAGGGTACCAGTAACCCTCAAGACATTGTTAAAGCTCTCCTGGAAGGAGGTGCTCACCCAGACTGTGTAGATCAAACCAACCAATCAGCAATAGATAATTCACAGGATTCAGTAGTACCACTATGTCCAGTGGCTAACCGAACACTTCAATGTCTTGCCTCGGTGTCCATCCTAGATAATAATATTGAATACCATGAACATTTACCTCAACATCTAATACAGTTTGTTAAACTTCATCAAAGGAATGGGGAGCCTACTTATCAAAACTTTCCTGATCATTTATTTGGATTATCTCCTGATTGA
- the LOC139522709 gene encoding E3 ubiquitin-protein ligase MYLIP-like: MIFTVVLPNSVVIEIDVDIRANGQECLDQVCQHLGILEYDYFGLQFSGSKGEKIWLNMRNRINQQVSEMRAHRFHLRVKFYIQPHLLLQESSRHLFYIQVKQEILFKTLHVQDETKLVTILALIAQEEFGDHVSNRLHLPGYETFLERICPQSDPDFLKSVASCHSGLRGVSSQNAEYRMLQEASTLEDYGMEKHEVKMDRKLMSVGVGPEGVFIYDNHMELVDRIEYPMIQRIVHDACSCFMSVYTEEMETRRIEVRLRTLRAASCLYRCITEMHSFFRCDTVNSEVSSQTYRDLKGLLASLFNENTTTGQNYVFDVQRTWREAYDSTRRKLMKEAANQSLPPPEKEEMEDSSETHILPKNHECQDVQVLKARLEKIHESFLCSVCMDCDISTAFCPCGHMTCCQNCASRLDECPLCRTNIQNVQPIFLPTTLIQKS; encoded by the exons atgatatttacaGTAGTGTTACCGAACAGTGTTGTGATTGAAATCGATGTGGATATTCGAGCGAATGGACAAGAATGCTTAGATCAG gtTTGCCAGCATCTTGGAATCCTTGAATATGACTATTTTGGCTTACAATTTAGTGGCAGTAAAGGAGAAAAAATTTGGCTGAACATGAGGAACCGAATTAATCAGCAAGTGTCTGAAATGAGGGCTCATAGATTTCATCTCCGTGTCAAGTTCTACATACAACCCCATCTTCTGTTACAGGAATCTAGCAG GCATCTGTTCTACATACAAGTGAAACAAGAAATCCTGTTTAAAACACTCCATGTTCAAGACGAGACAAAACTTGTTACAATTCTAGCTTTGATAGCTCAGGAAGAGTTTGGAGATCATGTATCTAATCGTTTACATCTACCTGGATATGAAACTTTCTTAGAGAGGATTTGTCCACAGAGTGATCCAGACTTTCTCAAAAGTGTAGCCAGTTGCCATTCAGGACTACGTGGAGTGTCTTCCCAGAATGCTGAGTACAGGATGTTACAGGAAGCTTCAACATTAGAGGATTATGGGATGGAAAAGCATGAAGTAAAGATGGACAGGAAGCTGATGTCAGTTGGTGTAGGACCAGAAGGAGTGTTTATTTATGACAACCATATGGAACTAGTGGATAG aATTGAGTACCCAATGATCCAGAGGATTGTCCATGATGCCTGTTCTTGTTTCATGTCTGTGTATACTGAAGAGATGGAGACACGTAGGATTGAAGTCCGTCTCAGAACTTTGCGAGCAGCCTCTTGTTTGTATCGATGTATAACAGAGATGCACTCCTTCTTTCGATGTGATACAGTTAACAGTGAAGTGTCATCCCAAACCTACCGTGATCTCAAAGGACTACTTGCATCTTTATTTAACGAGAACACCACAACTG GTCAGAACTATGTTTTTGATGTTCAAAGAACTTGGCGAGAAGCCTATGATAGCACTAGACGAAAACTAATGAAAGAAGCAGCAAATCAAAGTTTACCTCCCCCTGAAAAGGAAGAAATGGAGGATAGTAGTGAAACACACATTCTTCCCAAAAACCACGAATGTCAGGACGTTCAG GTGTTGAAAGCCAGGTTAGAAAAAATCCACGAATCTTTTCTGTGTAGTGTGTGTATGGACTGTGATATATCAACAGCTTTTTGTCCGTGTGGTCACATGACTTGTTGTCAGAACTGTGCATCCCGGTTAGATGAGTGCCCATTGTGTCGgacaaatattcaaaatgttcagcCTATTTTTTTGCCCACAACGTTAATACAGAAAAGTTGA